In one Ictalurus furcatus strain D&B chromosome 28, Billie_1.0, whole genome shotgun sequence genomic region, the following are encoded:
- the nfkbib gene encoding NF-kappa-B inhibitor beta, whose protein sequence is MEWIHPDLSQNLKSDAGKHSPGPGLGVGTKYGFPGLGSDKLPEDWCDSGLDSLISNEFISMDGSDPVQITAEPSDPPDPWSSVRCGVTSDGTETERLDSAIGDSINDETVKSLSERIGTVILSEPTGTLTHRPGPEVEDRRREEIFNMLSFISEDGDTALHLALIHEQWEFFHHLLELITLNPTWTPYLDIQNDLGQTALHMAVIVGRDECVRALLRAGASVELQDRGGNSALHLAVCELHAECVRELTNSRRTLPQHLNLYNYTGVSALHMAVQKGRCDIISTLLDAGADVNQMDQGSGRSPLHWAVECQSCSAVELLLRHGASVDQRSYSGHTALYCALYRPDARLRELLRSAGASAVQDDEEEDDGEEEEEEEEEQRESDEEEFDDVIINGQRVL, encoded by the exons ATGGAGTGGATTCATCCAGATCTGTCACAAAATCTGAAAAGTGATGCTGGGAAACATAGCCCGGGACCGGGACTCGGTGTTGGAACGAAATATGGCTTCCCGGGTTTGGGCTCGGATAAGCTGCCGGAGGACTGGTGCGACAGCGGCCTGGATTCACTCATCAGCAACGAGTTTATCAGCATGGACGGCTCCGACCCGGTCCAGATCACCGCGGAACCGTCAGACCCTCCAGATCCCTGGAGCTCAGTCCGCTGCGGTGTGACTTCGGACGGGACCGAGACCGAGAGGCTGGACTCCGCCATCGGGGATTCGATCAACGACGAGACGGTGAAGAGTTTGTCTGAGCGCATCGGTACCGTGATCCTGAGCGAACCGACCGGTACACTGACACATCGTCCCGGACCGGAAGTGGAGGATCGACGGAGAGAGGAGATCTTCAACATGCTCAGCTTCATATCAGAGGACGGAGACAC GGCGCTGCACCTGGCACTCATCCACGAGCAGTGGGAATTTTTTCATCACCTGCTGGAGCTCATCACCCTCAACCCAACCTGGACACCTTACCTGGACATCCAGAATGACCTGGGACAg acggCGCTGCACATGGCCGTGATTGTGGGCCGCGatgagtgtgtgcgcgcgctgcTGAGAGCCGGAGCGAGTGTGGAGCTACAGGACAGAGGAGGAAACTCTGCGCTGCACCTGGCCGTGTGTGAGCTCCACGCCGAGTGTGTGAGGGAGCTGACGAACTCGAGACGCACTCTGCCTCAACACCTCAACCTCTACAActacacag GAGTCAGCGCTCTGCACATGGCCGTACAGAAGGGGaggtgtgacatcatcagcacGTTGCTGGATGCCGGAGCCGACGTCAACCAGATG GATCAGGGTTCGGGCCGCTCACCGCTGCACTGGGCCGTGgagtgtcagagctgctctgcGGTGGAGCTCCTGCTTCGGCATGGCGCTAGCGTGGATCAGCGCTCTTACTCCGGACACACTGCACTCTACTGCGCCCTCTACAGGCCTGACGCACGTCTGCGGGAGCTACTCCGGAGCGCCGGGGCGTCTGCCGTtcaggatgatgaagaagaggacgacggtgaggaggaggaggaggaggaggaagagcagagagagagtgatgag GAGGagtttgatgatgtcatcatcaATGGACAAAGAGTGCTGTAG
- the tppp2 gene encoding tubulin polymerization-promoting protein family member 2 yields the protein MAEGSGSASLAEVETAFKKFAVHGDTKATGKEMTGKNFAKLCKDCKVIDGKGVTGTDVDIVFSKVKAKSARVITFEQFTQALAELAPKRFKGKSQEEAQQLLYGLIAGKEPANVGITKVAKAGAVDRLTDTSKFTGSHKERFDETGKGKGKAGREETPDTSGYVSAYKGHGTYDSKVKEGE from the exons ATGGCGGAAGGTTCTGGCTCGGCGTCTTTGGCGGAGGTTGAGACGGCGTTCAAGAAATTTGCGGTGCACGGAGACACCAAAGCCACGGGGAAGGAGATGACCGGGAAGAACTTTGCCAAGCTGTGCAAGGACTGCAAGGTGATCGACGGGAAGGGCGTCACCGGCACTGACGTGGACATCGTCTTCAGCAAAGTCAA agcCAAGTCAGCACGTGTGATCACGTTCGAGCAGTTTACCCAGGCGCTGGCGGAGTTGGCTCCAAAGCGCTTTAAAGGGAAGAGCCAGGAAGAGGCCCAGCAGCTCCTTTACGGCCTCATCGCAGGCAAAGAGCCTGCTAACGTGGGCATCACG AAAGTGGCGAAGGCGGGAGCCGTGGACCGTTTGACAGACACGAGTAAATTCACTGGCTCTCATAAGGAGCGCTTCGATGAGACGGGAAAGGGGAAAGGCAAAGCCGGAAGAGAGGAAACCCCTGATACTAGTGGCTACGTGAGTGCATACAAGGGCCATGGCACTTATGACAGCAAGGTgaaagaaggagaatga
- the ftr84 gene encoding tripartite motif-containing protein 16 isoform X1 — protein sequence MADSYMCSLCADALQDPITIPCGDAFCLECIKVYWDQSDHLGVYNCPECRATFTPRPVLRRNVPDVGSRERHSPLTALTPFPDLKRDSLCDFCTGRRNRAVKSCLVCLAYYCETHVKPHYESATFKRHKLVDEIGHLDRKICPQHEKSLELFCKSDQMCICVLCTVREHRGHNIVSAEDERTDKQKVLVGTQSEVQHVIQERMKELQELRHNVEVLKGNAHRAQAASDKTFSEMLQSVERWHAEICQLIQANLQAAMAQADSYVERLEQEIMELQRRDAELRHILDTEDNIHFLQNFPVMYTAPEQMVPKVLINQEFSFNEVTKTVTVMKEHLDDICKKELDNLSKKVSDIPVYVLIPRNGGRFKDHVSSMPTKADLQEPKTRADFLRYTVRLTFDPNTAYKELVLSNGNRRAIRKRVVQFYPEHPDRFDGFCQVLCAEPLSGFRYYWEVEWSGEFSIGVTYKSISRKGKNSHSLLGYNDRSWSLLCSDSGYSAWHNKTDKDISSTVRASRIGVYLDYAGNSLSFYAVSENMELIYRFKAKFSEPLYAGFGVGASVSLCSPEKIT from the exons ATGGCAGACTCCTATATGTGTTCTCTGTGTGCTGATGCACTACAGGACCCCATCACCATCCCTTGTGGAGATGCATTTTGCCTGGAATGTATCAAGGTCTACTGGGACCAATCGGACCACCTGGGTGTCTACAATTGCCCAGAGTGTCGGGCAACCTTCACTCCTCGTCCTGTCCTGCGCCGCAACGTGCCTGACGTTGGTTCTCGTGAACGTCACTCACCTTTAACGGCATTAACACCCTTTCCGGACCTCAAGAGGGACTCCTTGTGTGATTTCTGCACAGGCCGAAGGAACCGGGCAGTCAAGTCATGCCTGGTGTGTCTGGCGTACTACTGTGAGACACATGTCAAGCCTCACTATGAGTCTGCCACGTTCAAGCGGCACAAGCTGGTCGATGAGATCGGGCACCTAGATCGTAAGATCTGCCCACAGCACGAGAAGAGCCTGGAGCTGTTTTGCAAATCGGATCAGATGTGTATATGCGTTCTCTGCACGGTGAGGGAACACCGTGGACACAACATAGTCAGTGCCGAGGATGAGCGTACCGACAAGCAA AAAGTGCTAGTGGGGACCCAGTCTGAAGTCCAGCATGTTATCCAGGAGCGCATGAAGGAACTACAGGAACTCAGGCACAATGTGGAAGTTCTCAAG GGTAATGCTCACCGTGCCCAAGCGGCCAGCGATAAGACCTTCAGCGAGATGCTGCAGTCTGTGGAGCGCTGGCATGCTGAGATTTGCCAGCTCATTCAAGCTAACCTGCAGGCCGCCATGGCACAG GCTGATAGCTATGTGGAGCGGCTGGAGCAGGAGATCATGGAGCTACAGAGGCGAGATGCAGAGTTACGGCATATACTTGACACTGAGGACAACATACATTTTCTACAG AACTTTCCGGTGATGTATACTGCCCCAGAGCAAATGGTGCCCAAAGTCCTGATCAACCAAGAGTTCTCCTTTAATGAGGTTACCAAAACGGTAACTGTCATGAAGGAACACCTGGATGACATCTGCAAAAAAGAACTGGACAACTTGTCCAAAAAAG TGAGTGACATCCCAGTCTATGTGTTAATCCCCAGGAATGGTGGTCGGTTTAAAG ATCATGTTTCATCCATGCCAACAAAAGCTGATCTTCAGGAACCCAAAACTCGAGCAGACTTCCTCAGAT ATACAGTGAGACTTACCTTTGACCCCAATACGGCCTATAAGGAGTTGGTCCTGTCCAACGGGAACCGCAGGGCAATTCGGAAACGCGTGGTCCAGTTTTACCCAGAGCATCCAGACCGCTTTGACGGCTTTTGTCAG GTCTTGTGCGCTGAGCCTTTGAGTGGCTTCCGTTATTACTGGGAGGTGGAATGGAGCGGCGAGTTCTCCATCGGCGTCACCTACAAAAGCATCAGCCGTAAAGGCAAGAACTCGCACAGCCTCCTCGGCTACAACGACCGATCCTGGAGCCTCCTGTGTTCTGACTCCGGATACTCGGCCTGGCACAACAAGACAGATAAAGATATTTCAAGCACAGTCAGGGCCTCACGGATCGGCGTGTATCTCGATTACGCCGGTAATTCGCTGTCCTTCTACGCCGTCTCAGAAAATATGGAGCTCATCTACAGGTTCAAGGCCAAGTTCTCCGAGCCACTATATGCAGGGTTTGGAGTCGGAGCCTCTGTATCGCTGTGTTCACCGGAGAAGATCACATAG
- the ftr84 gene encoding tripartite motif-containing protein 16 isoform X2, with translation MADSYMCSLCADALQDPITIPCGDAFCLECIKVYWDQSDHLGVYNCPECRATFTPRPVLRRNVPDVGSRERHSPLTALTPFPDLKRDSLCDFCTGRRNRAVKSCLVCLAYYCETHVKPHYESATFKRHKLVDEIGHLDRKICPQHEKSLELFCKSDQMCICVLCTVREHRGHNIVSAEDERTDKQKVLVGTQSEVQHVIQERMKELQELRHNVEVLKGNAHRAQAASDKTFSEMLQSVERWHAEICQLIQANLQAAMAQADSYVERLEQEIMELQRRDAELRHILDTEDNIHFLQNFPVMYTAPEQMVPKVLINQEFSFNEVTKTVTVMKEHLDDICKKELDNLSKKDTVRLTFDPNTAYKELVLSNGNRRAIRKRVVQFYPEHPDRFDGFCQVLCAEPLSGFRYYWEVEWSGEFSIGVTYKSISRKGKNSHSLLGYNDRSWSLLCSDSGYSAWHNKTDKDISSTVRASRIGVYLDYAGNSLSFYAVSENMELIYRFKAKFSEPLYAGFGVGASVSLCSPEKIT, from the exons ATGGCAGACTCCTATATGTGTTCTCTGTGTGCTGATGCACTACAGGACCCCATCACCATCCCTTGTGGAGATGCATTTTGCCTGGAATGTATCAAGGTCTACTGGGACCAATCGGACCACCTGGGTGTCTACAATTGCCCAGAGTGTCGGGCAACCTTCACTCCTCGTCCTGTCCTGCGCCGCAACGTGCCTGACGTTGGTTCTCGTGAACGTCACTCACCTTTAACGGCATTAACACCCTTTCCGGACCTCAAGAGGGACTCCTTGTGTGATTTCTGCACAGGCCGAAGGAACCGGGCAGTCAAGTCATGCCTGGTGTGTCTGGCGTACTACTGTGAGACACATGTCAAGCCTCACTATGAGTCTGCCACGTTCAAGCGGCACAAGCTGGTCGATGAGATCGGGCACCTAGATCGTAAGATCTGCCCACAGCACGAGAAGAGCCTGGAGCTGTTTTGCAAATCGGATCAGATGTGTATATGCGTTCTCTGCACGGTGAGGGAACACCGTGGACACAACATAGTCAGTGCCGAGGATGAGCGTACCGACAAGCAA AAAGTGCTAGTGGGGACCCAGTCTGAAGTCCAGCATGTTATCCAGGAGCGCATGAAGGAACTACAGGAACTCAGGCACAATGTGGAAGTTCTCAAG GGTAATGCTCACCGTGCCCAAGCGGCCAGCGATAAGACCTTCAGCGAGATGCTGCAGTCTGTGGAGCGCTGGCATGCTGAGATTTGCCAGCTCATTCAAGCTAACCTGCAGGCCGCCATGGCACAG GCTGATAGCTATGTGGAGCGGCTGGAGCAGGAGATCATGGAGCTACAGAGGCGAGATGCAGAGTTACGGCATATACTTGACACTGAGGACAACATACATTTTCTACAG AACTTTCCGGTGATGTATACTGCCCCAGAGCAAATGGTGCCCAAAGTCCTGATCAACCAAGAGTTCTCCTTTAATGAGGTTACCAAAACGGTAACTGTCATGAAGGAACACCTGGATGACATCTGCAAAAAAGAACTGGACAACTTGTCCAAAAAAG ATACAGTGAGACTTACCTTTGACCCCAATACGGCCTATAAGGAGTTGGTCCTGTCCAACGGGAACCGCAGGGCAATTCGGAAACGCGTGGTCCAGTTTTACCCAGAGCATCCAGACCGCTTTGACGGCTTTTGTCAG GTCTTGTGCGCTGAGCCTTTGAGTGGCTTCCGTTATTACTGGGAGGTGGAATGGAGCGGCGAGTTCTCCATCGGCGTCACCTACAAAAGCATCAGCCGTAAAGGCAAGAACTCGCACAGCCTCCTCGGCTACAACGACCGATCCTGGAGCCTCCTGTGTTCTGACTCCGGATACTCGGCCTGGCACAACAAGACAGATAAAGATATTTCAAGCACAGTCAGGGCCTCACGGATCGGCGTGTATCTCGATTACGCCGGTAATTCGCTGTCCTTCTACGCCGTCTCAGAAAATATGGAGCTCATCTACAGGTTCAAGGCCAAGTTCTCCGAGCCACTATATGCAGGGTTTGGAGTCGGAGCCTCTGTATCGCTGTGTTCACCGGAGAAGATCACATAG